One stretch of Paraburkholderia fungorum DNA includes these proteins:
- a CDS encoding sugar nucleotide-binding protein: MKATRNFRRPRVLIVGCGDVGMRCVPLFQPHAHVFALTSHAARCAELRAAGATPLVGDLDVRRSLKRLAGLAPTVLHLAPPQKTGDDDNRTRALLATLGARRGGVLRASSASGSTPVGRLRHVRAHFRASWAESETAGIVPDRGYPTASLPAPVRLVYASTTGVYGDCGGAWIDETRTVQPANGRAKRRVSAERQLRRAASRGSIVASIARIPGIYARNRLPLARLEKRTPALSETDDVYTNHIHADDLAAILVRLVTHGKPSRVIHASDDSSLKMGEYFDEVADAFGLARPPRITRAQAEEQIDPNLLSFMRESRRLANRRLKDELRVQLRFPSVEDFLRECGKG, encoded by the coding sequence CCAGCCACACGCGCATGTTTTTGCGCTGACCAGCCACGCCGCACGCTGCGCTGAATTGCGCGCGGCGGGTGCGACGCCGCTGGTCGGCGATCTCGACGTGCGCCGCAGCCTCAAACGGCTAGCGGGCCTCGCGCCGACAGTGCTGCACCTCGCGCCACCGCAAAAAACCGGCGACGACGACAACCGGACCCGTGCGTTGCTCGCTACGCTCGGCGCGCGTCGCGGCGGCGTGTTGCGGGCCTCGTCGGCATCCGGGAGCACGCCGGTGGGGCGTTTGCGCCATGTTCGTGCTCACTTTCGCGCCTCGTGGGCGGAATCTGAGACAGCCGGTATTGTACCCGACAGGGGGTATCCGACCGCCTCTTTGCCAGCACCGGTCAGGCTGGTCTACGCGAGCACGACGGGCGTCTATGGCGACTGCGGCGGTGCGTGGATCGACGAAACGCGGACGGTGCAGCCGGCCAACGGACGCGCCAAACGGCGGGTGTCGGCGGAACGGCAATTGCGGCGGGCGGCCTCGCGCGGGAGCATCGTTGCCAGCATCGCGCGCATTCCCGGCATTTACGCGCGCAACCGTCTGCCGCTCGCACGGCTCGAAAAGCGCACGCCGGCGCTGAGCGAGACCGACGACGTCTACACCAATCACATCCATGCCGACGATCTGGCCGCGATCCTCGTGCGCCTCGTCACGCACGGCAAGCCGTCGCGGGTGATCCACGCGTCCGACGATTCGTCGCTGAAAATGGGCGAATACTTCGATGAAGTGGCCGACGCATTCGGCCTCGCGCGTCCGCCGCGTATCACGCGCGCGCAGGCCGAGGAGCAGATCGATCCGAACCTGCTGTCTTTCATGCGCGAATCGAGGCGGCTCGCGAACCGGCGTTTGAAAGACGAATTGCGTGTGCAATTGCGATTTCCGAGCGTGGAGGATTTTTTGCGCGAGTGTGGGAAGGGCTGA